From Catenulispora sp. MAP5-51, the proteins below share one genomic window:
- a CDS encoding reverse transcriptase domain-containing protein — translation HPDSFGYRPRRSALDAVGVCRVRCWEFDWVVEIDIRRFFDSVPWDLIVKAVQVHCDLAWVVLYVKRWLAAPLVLPSGSLVDRDRGTPQGSAISPVLANLFMHYAFDAWLAREYPAVRFERYADDAVLHCRTEHQARQVLAALHERMAQVGLELHPDKTRIVYCKDGSRRGTYDHTEFTFLGFTFRARGVRLKDGVMFTGFNPAVSKDALKKMGARVRAWRLHRRTLASEHDLARLINPVVRGWMQYYGAFYRSALYPLLARINAYLMRWSRNKYKRLQGRKKAQAQWQQAVKLRPRFFAHWAWVNKLPAVW, via the coding sequence TCCATCCGGATTCTTTCGGTTATCGGCCGCGTCGCTCGGCGCTGGATGCGGTCGGGGTTTGTCGGGTGCGGTGCTGGGAGTTCGACTGGGTGGTCGAGATCGACATCCGGCGATTCTTCGATTCGGTGCCGTGGGACCTGATCGTCAAAGCGGTCCAGGTGCACTGTGACCTTGCGTGGGTGGTGCTGTATGTGAAGCGGTGGCTGGCTGCGCCGCTGGTGCTGCCCAGCGGGTCGTTGGTTGACCGAGATCGTGGGACTCCGCAGGGTTCGGCGATCTCCCCGGTGTTGGCGAACCTGTTCATGCACTACGCGTTCGATGCCTGGCTGGCCCGGGAGTACCCGGCGGTGCGGTTCGAACGTTACGCCGATGATGCGGTGCTGCACTGCCGCACCGAGCACCAGGCCCGGCAGGTCCTGGCGGCGTTGCATGAGCGGATGGCCCAGGTCGGACTGGAGTTGCATCCGGACAAGACCCGGATTGTCTACTGCAAGGACGGGTCACGGCGTGGAACGTACGACCACACCGAGTTCACGTTCCTGGGGTTCACTTTTCGGGCGCGGGGGGTGCGGCTGAAGGACGGGGTCATGTTCACCGGCTTCAACCCGGCGGTCAGCAAAGACGCCTTGAAGAAGATGGGGGCACGGGTGCGAGCTTGGCGGCTCCACCGGCGCACCCTGGCCTCCGAACACGACCTCGCGCGGCTGATCAATCCAGTCGTGCGAGGCTGGATGCAGTATTACGGGGCGTTCTACCGCTCCGCACTGTATCCCCTCCTGGCCCGCATCAACGCCTACCTGATGAGGTGGTCCCGCAACAAGTACAAACGGCTGCAGGGCCGCAAGAAAGCTCAAGCTCAGTGGCAGCAGGCCGTGAAACTACGGCCGAGGTTCTTCGCCCACTGGGCCTGGGTCAACAAGCTCCCGGCT